A single genomic interval of Wolbachia endosymbiont of Diaphorina citri harbors:
- the pstB gene encoding phosphate ABC transporter ATP-binding protein PstB — protein MNDKYAFVKNLNLWYGSKQVLFDINLNICKKKVTTFIGPSGCGKSTFLRCFNRMNDYVPECRATGELVIDGLGNIYSRDMDVVLLRAKVGMVFQKPNPFPKSIYDNVAYGPKLHGMVKNKQKLDEIVESSLTKVGLWEELKDRLQDSALNLSGGQQQRLCIARAIAVKPTILLMDEPCSALDPMATNAIENLIQELKLRFTIIMVTHSMKQAKKLSDSIVFFCNGKIVEFGSTQEIFENAQSPLTKEYILDH, from the coding sequence ATGAACGATAAATACGCTTTCGTTAAAAATTTAAATCTTTGGTATGGCTCTAAACAAGTTTTATTCGATATAAATTTGAATATTTGCAAAAAGAAAGTCACAACTTTTATCGGACCTTCTGGGTGCGGTAAATCGACATTTTTGCGTTGTTTCAATCGTATGAATGATTACGTACCTGAATGTAGAGCGACTGGTGAACTGGTAATCGATGGGCTGGGTAATATATATTCACGTGATATGGATGTTGTATTGCTCAGAGCAAAAGTTGGTATGGTATTTCAAAAACCCAACCCTTTTCCAAAATCAATATATGATAATGTTGCTTATGGGCCTAAATTGCATGGCATGGTGAAAAATAAGCAAAAATTAGATGAAATAGTAGAAAGTAGTTTAACTAAGGTTGGTTTATGGGAAGAGTTGAAAGATAGATTGCAAGATAGTGCACTAAATTTATCTGGTGGCCAGCAACAAAGATTATGCATTGCTCGTGCAATTGCAGTAAAGCCAACTATTTTATTAATGGATGAACCATGCTCTGCTCTTGATCCAATGGCAACCAATGCAATCGAAAATCTTATACAAGAATTGAAATTGAGGTTCACCATAATTATGGTAACTCATTCGATGAAGCAAGCTAAAAAATTATCTGACAGCATAGTTTTCTTTTGCAATGGCAAGATTGTTGAATTCGGAAGTACTCAAGAAATCTTTGAAAATGCTCAGTCTCCTTTAACGAAGGAGTATATTCTGGATCATTAG
- the dxr gene encoding 1-deoxy-D-xylulose-5-phosphate reductoisomerase, whose translation MKKVSVLGSTGSIGKKTVDLLSKRKEEYQVEALSANSNFALLAHQAKLLNAKYAAISDERFYKDLKEDLLGTNVKVEVGAPGLANVASLPVDLSVIAIVGIAGLEPVIKVIESGTKVIALANKESIVCGGKLLLEKAKERSVQIIPIDSEHNAIFQVLQNDDKCVEKIILTASGGPFLNYSLEQLRNITVNQALSHPTWKMGKKISVDSATMMNKALEIIEAYHLFNISPNRIEATVHPESIVHGIVVYHDGFSFAVLAETDMEIPIAYALSWPERSTLNYKLDLTKQKKLTFQEPDHKLFPALKLSMEVLNSSSPHTNSIVLNAANEIAVNEFLKSRIGFLEVVEVVKSTIENFDKYSDINSLSDIISINFESRILANEIIKSKGIRSAEW comes from the coding sequence GTGAAAAAAGTTTCAGTTTTAGGATCAACAGGAAGCATTGGAAAAAAGACTGTAGATTTGCTCTCAAAGAGAAAGGAAGAATATCAGGTGGAAGCACTAAGTGCCAATTCTAACTTTGCTCTACTAGCACACCAAGCAAAACTGCTTAATGCAAAATATGCTGCCATTTCTGATGAAAGGTTCTACAAAGATTTAAAAGAAGATCTGCTTGGTACAAACGTCAAAGTAGAAGTTGGTGCTCCAGGTCTAGCAAATGTTGCTTCTCTACCTGTTGATCTCTCAGTTATTGCAATAGTTGGCATCGCAGGCCTTGAGCCAGTTATAAAGGTTATAGAAAGTGGTACTAAAGTTATTGCCCTAGCAAATAAAGAAAGCATTGTTTGTGGTGGCAAGTTACTGCTTGAAAAAGCTAAAGAAAGGAGCGTACAAATAATCCCCATCGACTCTGAACACAACGCAATTTTTCAAGTTTTGCAAAATGATGATAAATGTGTAGAAAAGATTATACTCACTGCCTCTGGTGGACCATTTTTAAATTATAGCCTTGAACAATTAAGAAATATCACAGTAAATCAGGCACTAAGTCACCCTACTTGGAAAATGGGAAAGAAAATCTCAGTTGATAGTGCAACAATGATGAATAAAGCACTAGAAATAATAGAAGCATATCATTTGTTCAATATCAGTCCAAATAGAATTGAAGCAACAGTGCATCCTGAATCGATAGTACATGGAATTGTCGTTTATCACGATGGATTCAGCTTTGCTGTGCTTGCAGAAACTGATATGGAAATTCCCATTGCATATGCTTTGTCTTGGCCAGAAAGATCAACTTTGAACTACAAGTTAGACTTAACAAAACAAAAAAAATTGACCTTTCAAGAACCAGATCATAAACTTTTTCCTGCACTAAAGCTAAGCATGGAAGTGTTAAATTCCTCTTCTCCACATACAAATAGTATTGTTTTGAACGCTGCAAATGAGATAGCTGTTAACGAATTTTTGAAGTCACGAATCGGCTTTTTAGAAGTAGTAGAGGTAGTAAAATCAACAATAGAAAACTTTGACAAGTACTCTGATATTAACTCACTATCTGATATAATCAGCATTAACTTTGAAAGCCGTATTCTTGCCAATGAAATCATAAAAAGTAAAGGTATCCGTTCAGCAGAGTGGTAA
- the dapB gene encoding 4-hydroxy-tetrahydrodipicolinate reductase — protein MKIKVGVIGCLGRMGKKILNELITNTKVEVAGAVARLGSEYIGLDIGPIVGNNCNLGIKVTSSISEVFESSDVVIDFTTKECMLDCLKAAVKFKKPLVSGTTGIEGLNLKEYAAKVPILWSANMSIGVNVLLKLVKEAAKLLGNEYDVEIWEMHHNLKKDSPSGTAIEFGKAVANAAKVDFELNQYSHNNSNIRGKGGIGFAVSRGGGVIGDHSVMFVNSDERVELNHKAIDRTTFARGAIQAAIWLCENKTPGLYSMQDLV, from the coding sequence ATGAAAATCAAAGTTGGAGTAATAGGCTGCTTAGGCAGAATGGGTAAGAAAATACTCAATGAATTAATTACGAATACCAAAGTGGAAGTAGCAGGTGCTGTTGCTCGCTTGGGCAGTGAGTATATAGGCTTAGATATTGGGCCTATTGTAGGCAATAATTGCAATTTAGGAATCAAAGTTACAAGTTCTATTAGTGAGGTATTTGAATCGTCCGATGTTGTAATAGATTTTACAACTAAAGAATGTATGCTAGACTGCCTTAAGGCGGCCGTGAAATTTAAAAAACCGCTAGTTAGTGGCACAACTGGAATAGAAGGTCTAAATTTAAAAGAATATGCTGCTAAAGTTCCAATATTATGGTCAGCAAATATGAGTATAGGAGTTAATGTGTTGCTGAAATTGGTCAAAGAAGCTGCCAAGCTTTTAGGTAATGAGTATGACGTTGAAATTTGGGAAATGCATCACAATTTAAAAAAGGATTCACCATCTGGAACAGCTATAGAGTTTGGTAAAGCAGTTGCTAACGCTGCAAAAGTGGATTTTGAGCTCAATCAATATTCACATAATAATTCAAATATAAGAGGGAAAGGAGGAATAGGCTTTGCAGTATCTCGCGGAGGTGGAGTAATAGGAGATCACAGTGTCATGTTTGTCAATTCCGATGAACGAGTAGAATTAAATCACAAGGCAATTGATCGTACAACGTTTGCTAGAGGGGCTATTCAAGCAGCAATATGGTTGTGCGAGAATAAAACTCCAGGACTTTATTCAATGCAGGATTTAGTATGA
- a CDS encoding ankyrin repeat domain-containing protein, whose translation MFCTSEATKKLFKAIEFQNVSDENIAPEEAWNHFQQALKEGANVNAFEDGMTPLMCIASAFVASTNEEQQSLELMAKLLVEHKKIDVNIKSKQAVIERRPKEHDGYPVYEFEEREVLDRSPYLRCIYLDNSQPVNEGFIPQNYARAEEAIKTGKKEKNTALHIACMLGNVDMVKILLTHPKIKTNIKNYENKNPKDCIAEHVKEIIEPEFIKIEKRNQILEPATQKSNCAYTLLLTGALAVGLCFVVDNPVPLAAAALLFFAIGCGCLYRANTVLNDVNFSQVDFEHAK comes from the coding sequence ATGTTTTGTACAAGTGAGGCAACAAAAAAGTTGTTTAAAGCTATTGAATTTCAAAATGTTAGTGATGAAAACATAGCACCTGAGGAAGCTTGGAATCATTTTCAACAAGCATTGAAAGAAGGAGCGAATGTTAACGCTTTTGAAGATGGAATGACACCTTTGATGTGCATTGCTTCAGCTTTTGTTGCTAGTACTAACGAAGAACAGCAATCTTTAGAGCTTATGGCTAAGTTGCTTGTAGAGCATAAAAAAATTGATGTAAATATTAAAAGCAAGCAAGCTGTTATTGAGAGAAGACCAAAGGAACATGATGGTTATCCAGTGTACGAATTTGAGGAGAGAGAAGTATTAGATAGGAGTCCATATCTTCGCTGCATATACCTTGACAATTCACAACCTGTTAATGAAGGATTTATACCTCAAAATTATGCTCGTGCAGAGGAGGCAATTAAGACCGGCAAGAAGGAAAAAAATACAGCTCTACACATTGCTTGCATGTTGGGAAATGTGGACATGGTAAAAATATTACTTACACATCCAAAGATCAAAACTAATATTAAAAACTATGAAAACAAAAATCCAAAAGATTGTATTGCAGAACATGTTAAGGAAATAATAGAACCAGAGTTCATAAAGATAGAGAAAAGGAATCAGATTTTAGAACCAGCCACTCAAAAAAGTAATTGTGCTTATACTTTGTTGTTAACTGGAGCACTTGCTGTTGGTCTATGTTTCGTAGTTGACAACCCAGTTCCGCTTGCTGCAGCTGCATTGCTGTTCTTTGCAATAGGGTGTGGTTGTCTGTATAGAGCAAATACAGTTCTTAACGATGTAAATTTCTCTCAGGTTGATTTCGAACATGCTAAGTGA
- a CDS encoding IS481 family transposase, which translates to MSTIQTKILKPKLGLLELAKQLGNVSQACKVMGYSRDTFYRFKELYENGGEEALHEISKKKPLMANRVSEDMERAVVNIATEFPAYGQQRAANELRKRGIIISEGGVRSVWLRNDLETFKKRLRALEAKVMQDGIILTEEQLAALEKVKEQREAHGEIETEHPGYLGSQDTYYVGNIKGIGRIYQQTFIDTYSRVAFAKLYTDKTAITAADLLNDRVIPFFDVQSVPLLRILTDRGTEYCGKPENHAYQLYLGIENIDHSRTKANSPQTNGICERFHKTMQDECYNIIFRKKIYNSLEDLQIDVDHWLRSYNETRPHSGKYCYGKTPTQTFLNSKHIAFQKNISSMKQETDISFNYLNSSVS; encoded by the coding sequence ATGAGTACGATACAAACAAAAATACTAAAGCCGAAACTAGGATTGCTAGAGCTAGCAAAACAGCTTGGAAATGTGTCTCAAGCATGCAAGGTTATGGGATATTCAAGGGATACATTTTATAGATTCAAAGAACTATATGAAAATGGAGGAGAAGAAGCGCTGCATGAGATAAGCAAGAAAAAACCACTTATGGCAAACAGAGTCTCTGAAGACATGGAAAGAGCTGTAGTTAATATTGCAACAGAATTTCCTGCATATGGACAACAAAGAGCTGCAAATGAACTGAGAAAAAGGGGCATAATAATCTCTGAAGGTGGAGTGAGATCTGTATGGCTGAGAAATGACCTTGAGACCTTCAAAAAAAGACTGAGGGCTCTTGAGGCAAAAGTTATGCAAGATGGAATAATTCTAACAGAGGAGCAACTTGCGGCTTTAGAAAAAGTTAAAGAACAAAGGGAAGCACATGGTGAAATTGAAACAGAGCATCCAGGTTATTTAGGTTCTCAAGATACTTATTATGTAGGCAACATCAAGGGTATAGGAAGAATCTATCAGCAAACTTTTATTGATACTTATTCGAGAGTGGCTTTTGCTAAGCTTTATACAGATAAAACTGCTATTACCGCTGCTGACTTGCTGAATGATAGAGTAATACCATTTTTTGATGTACAAAGCGTGCCATTATTGCGCATTTTGACCGATAGAGGTACAGAATATTGTGGCAAACCAGAGAATCACGCTTATCAGTTATACTTAGGAATCGAAAATATTGATCACTCAAGAACTAAAGCCAATTCTCCGCAAACTAATGGCATATGCGAGAGATTCCATAAGACTATGCAAGATGAGTGTTACAATATTATTTTTCGCAAGAAAATCTACAATTCTTTGGAAGATCTGCAGATAGATGTTGATCATTGGTTGCGTTCTTATAATGAGACAAGGCCTCATTCAGGCAAATATTGCTATGGCAAAACGCCTACTCAGACTTTTCTTAATAGCAAACACATTGCTTTTCAGAAAAATATTAGTAGCATGAAACAAGAGACTGATATTAGTTTTAACTACCTCAATTCTTCTGTCAGTTAA
- a CDS encoding phage major capsid protein: protein MSDQVLFNTPYVRFFVTKRVGGEVVNTSAIKLLKIASKY from the coding sequence GTGTCAGATCAAGTCTTGTTTAATACACCTTATGTTAGATTTTTTGTCACTAAGCGTGTCGGTGGGGAGGTTGTCAACACCAGTGCTATTAAATTGTTGAAAATTGCGAGCAAGTACTAA